Part of the Kwoniella pini CBS 10737 chromosome 6, complete sequence genome is shown below.
CAGATACACCCTCAGGTAATCTAGCTTGACCCCAAAATCTAGGTGTTTTATCTATACTTAATTTACCTCTTGGCGTTCTCACTAAAGCTCCTCTAGCCAAACCTAATCCAGTCGTATGTGTTGAGACACCTGATAATCTCTCTCCTGCACGTAATATTTTACCAGATTTAGGTGTTGTTAAACTATAAAAAACACGTAAAAACTTGGTAATTAGCAAGTCGTCTTTTGCTATGACATTGATTAACATCAATGAAGGTGCATAAAAGAACGTACCCTGGTCTTCTATATTTAGGTATTTCAGAATCAATATTAGGTTTTCTTATACCTCCATAAGCAGattcttcagcttgtaAATAATCTGCAaattcttttgcttttgatttgaattcttttatttcatcttgatttttatatttcaatactttttcaacttgttgTTTAGTTTTATCTCTTAAACCTTCCcaatcatttgaaatttcatctaaattaccttttaattcaattaaatctaaaccttctttaccaacTGTTCTAGCTAAcatttctaattttaaatctCTTGGACCATCTACTAAAGTAACTATTGCATGTGGTGCATTATCACCTTGTCTTCTACCGAATTTATGTATACGTGTATATCCACCTGGTCGATCTACGTATCTTGCGGATAAatgattaaataatttaggtAAGAGTGATTTTGGAGCTACAAATGTTTCAGGATCgaatgttgaagatgatgaagcgGATGATGAGGGTGTTGGAGAGTTATGCGGTGGCTAAATAGACGAGTATGGTCAGGGGATTATCCGCTACGAGCAATGGTGCAAGCTTACCATCAGATATGCCATGGCTTTGCTCTTCGCGGGATTAGTACCTTTCTTTCCGAGAGTAATGATCTGACAAGCCGAACATTGAGTTAGCCATTCTCTGAGCAAGTGATGTGTTGAATACAGCTTCTGTGTAGGACAAGTaaagatttaccttctcGGCCATCCTTGCAGCTTCCTTAGCTTTAGGTAGAGTAGTTTTAATAGTTTCATGGTGTAACAAAGCGGAAACAAGATTTCTAGTGAAAATTCAGAGTCAGCGCTGTTATTCAGTCTCAATTACCACACAACATCAACCAGATTTATGAATTATCTATAGCCCGATGGATAAGGTAATTTTATGAATTGCTCACCTCAACAACGCTATCCTATGAGCGGGCATACGACCCAACTTTCTCTGACTTATACCGTGCTTCATGGTGGGTGAATCCTATTTATTTGACTTATATTATATTCGTTGCTGATCCTGAAAATCCAATCACTCGGTACAAGCTTAAAGGGGTTAATCGAGGTGCTGCTTTTAAACTGTATGCAATATGAATCTTATGTATCGAAATATAAAACTAAGTAAATCATGAAAAGTCAAAAGTCTAAGAGTAAACTTGAAATCTGTGCCACATGGTGATATATGATCGGTGAAATCGggaatatgatgatgattcacCATAGCGTTGGATTCGCTCATCGTTTGTATTCCCTTCATCGTTGATTATACTTTCGGATAAAGACAAcgattatcattatcatcgatctaaattatcaaacACTTTATTCAACTTAATTAATCACTTTACTACAAATATCATTAATCATAAATAcgagaaattcaattattcaACATGTACAGAACACTTCCATTACTTCGAACAactcttccttctcttcgACTACGAGCAACCTCCACAATCTctaaacaaattaaatctaaacCTGTAACATTTCAATATAGAAATTACGCAGCTGCTGCTGGATTaagtaaagatgatatcaCTTCAAGAGTTTTGGATGTATTGAAAAGTTTCGAAAAAGTTGATGGTACCAAGGTATGTCTTTTATTAATGTAGAATggaaataaatgaaatctGATTGGTTTATCTTACAATTCTGTTTTTATCTATACCTTGATCAAACAACTATAACGATTTTATCGATAATCGCTTTTAATTAAATActtaaatcaatcaattcacTATTCCCGATCAAATCATTCTTTGAACAATCATGTTTTCCATCTTACAGCTCTCACCAGGAGCATCATTCACTTCTGATCTTGGACTTGATTCACTTGACGCTGTAGAAGTTGTTATggcaattgaagaagaattcgCTATTGAGATTCCCGATGCTGAGGCAGACGAAATTACAACTGTCcaaaaaggtgagttaATATTTTCACATCTAAGACCACCAGAGATGGTCAACTTGAAAGTTCTTCGTTACTTCAAGTCTTTAATCAAAACCAAAAGAATAGAATACAATGCTATTGAGGGATATCAGTCTATACTATAGGGTACTTGCTGATATATCAATGTCTTCTCAGCCATCGACTACGTTTCCAATGTAAGCCATTCTCACATCGACTGCGACTCTTGAATGACACCTACTAATCTTTCTGTATAATCTCCTCATTAATCGCAGTCTcctgaaggtgagtttcaaTTCTGGGCTTCAACTGTAAATTCTATTATTCACTCCGGCTAATTGTCATTCTACTTTTACAGCACATTAAACAAATCCCATATTACCATTAATAACGATAGTTtctatttcatctttttgCGCGTGATGGGATCAGATcatatgaatgaaattggGCAGAAGCGGCATTTTCAGATAAGGAACAACGTTTCATGCAGTACCTCTCAATTCCCCAGATATTCTGTCCAATCAAACAAGGAGGAATGAGGATTATTTACCTACTGACTTGCATTGGTTAACCAAATTTGCATTTCAGTTGCAAATATAAACAATAAAGTTGGCAGGTATAAACGCAATGCAAAATGCAAGATGTAGCGGAAACGAAGTAAAGCAAGTTCAATAGCGGGGCCCTTAGGATAGGATGAGAAAGTAGGATCAAAGAGCTTCGATTGAAAGCAACGCTTCTTCGCCTCGCAGGACATCAATCTTCTACCTGCCTTCCTTTCCATCAAGACCTAGGTATCGACCCAAGCATATcctttcatccttttccttttcttcttttctcgCTCAATGTCCTCAGGCGTCAGCCCTATCCAGTTCCCATTCATCTCCATATCAGAAGTTGATCCAGTAATGGATTTACTATCCGATTTTGTCCTTTCCATTTCTATCGACTCTTCTGTCCCGTTACCGTATCCATTTTCATCCCCATGCTCGCCTTCTATTACGCTCTTATCCTCTTGGTCAAAATCGTTACTCTcgatattgatcaattcttcttgatacTTTGCCTCTTGTCTAGCTGATCTTCTTTCACCTGGTATGATTGGTCTACCTTTCGCATCGAGACCATTGAATTCTGGTGATCGTTGATTACGTTTTCGAGATGGTTCACCGTCCAAATCAATCTACGCAAGAACAAAAGTCGTCAATACATCTTCTGCACCTGCCAAGCCTggagaaatggaaatgggaACGAAGACTTACATCCTCGACATTATCATAAACATAATCAACCTTCCTACTTTGTCTTCTAGTCCTTGTCGATCGAAGTTCTGCGCGTTGTTGCATTTCAACCGCTTGTGCTATTCTCTTACGGACTCTTTGAATACGCTATACCACCATATATATTAGATTCGGCCTAAAACTCAATTACATTAAACGGATATTACTAACCgcttcttccttctctaTACTCTCAATTCTCTCTTTTAGCTTTTCAACTAAAGCACCTTCATTCTTCCTAGCTTGGATGACTTTCCTTTGCTCTGAAGCTTGTTTACTTCCTTTCGTTACATTATTGACAGTATCAACTGATTGACTAAAAATTCCCATATCTTCTATTAAATCATGATACGATTCTCGATTTGTTGTTATTGACGTCAATTGACATGGTCTCTTGTAAGGATTACCAGATTTATATAATCTCCAAGAATCTATAAAAATCACTTGATCAGCTTTCCCCTCGAAGGATCATCGAAATGCAATTTACCATCGAAAGACCAAACTCTAGCTCTGTCTCTTGTAAGACCTAATTCTTTGATCGTTATAGTGTCTTTATCATTTAGCTCTGGCGGAGGAGCTTTCTTAGCTTTACTATCTCTTGCGTTTGCTGGaaattctttattaatCTTATCTCGTATTGATTCAGAGTGAGTCACTATTTATACCAGAATTTTTGTCAGTTCACTCAAATTAGCACAGCATTTAGCCGGAAAACGGACATTGCCAATCTACCATTTGTCTCAAAATGGCTACTTTTTCTGTCCAATCCAATTCAAAAatacctcctcctctttcttcaacttgacGTATAGGATTTTTAGCTGCCCTAGCATTTGAAGGTTCACCATAATACCTTAATCTACCTAATTCTGATCTAAATGGATCCGAAGTACAACATGATCctctatcttcttcatttataGGCCATCCTCGATCCCATACGGTCCATTCAGAAGTCTGAGACAATTTGATATCGATGTAATTCGATAATTGACTTTGTACATTTTCGGGTCTACATTCAGGGATTTGCCTTCAATCAGTATTTCGTACTCTCAATACCAGCTCCAAAATCCCCAACAAATCGTTTCGACTATGGTAAGGGCCTGGAAGGACGTAATATGAGGCATGATGCGCCACACAACGGACT
Proteins encoded:
- a CDS encoding mitochondrial 54S ribosomal protein bL17m gives rise to the protein MKHGISQRKLGRMPAHRIALLRNLVSALLHHETIKTTLPKAKEAARMAEKIITLGKKGTNPAKSKAMAYLMPPHNSPTPSSSASSSSTFDPETFVAPKSLLPKLFNHLSARYVDRPGGYTRIHKFGRRQGDNAPHAIVTLVDGPRDLKLEMLARTVGKEGLDLIELKGNLDEISNDWEGLRDKTKQQVEKVLKYKNQDEIKEFKSKAKEFADYLQAEESAYGGIRKPNIDSEIPKYRRPGLTTPKSGKILRAGERLSGVSTHTTGLGLARGALVRTPRGKLSIDKTPRFWGQARLPEGVSAEIA
- a CDS encoding acyl carrier protein; protein product: MYRTLPLLRTTLPSLRLRATSTISKQIKSKPVTFQYRNYAAAAGLSKDDITSRVLDVLKSFEKVDGTKLSPGASFTSDLGLDSLDAVEVVMAIEEEFAIEIPDAEADEITTVQKAIDYVSNSPEGEFQFWASTVNSIIHSG